One genomic window of Pseudomonas chlororaphis subsp. piscium includes the following:
- a CDS encoding SGNH/GDSL hydrolase family protein: MKALHSRFSLPLIVTALLAAGPALAQDNWLTTWMASPQPTWGNELPLPTRIPEALADSTIHQKLRVSVGGSQVRVVVSNEYGQQPLLIGAARVAAPEGAGQVLKFGGQEQVSLAPGETRTSDPVALAVSDLDELVVSLYLPQRTPLTTFHWDGKQTAFISPGNQVNAQRLEGKEQVEARLFLSDILVDAPLDSRALVVLGDSITDGNGSTLDSNRRWPDFLAQRLARENVAVLNGGISGARLLEDGMGASALARFERDVLGKPGVKTVVLMLGINDISWPGTAFAPNAPLPSLEKLIAGYRQLIDQTHRHNLRIIGTTLLPFEGALQGSIIEHYHSAPKEQLRQALNQWIRTSQAFDAVIDFDQMTRDPRHPTRLLPQIDSGDHLHPGDAGNKAMAEGVELKVLFGGR, translated from the coding sequence ATGAAAGCCCTGCACTCAAGATTTTCCCTACCACTGATAGTCACGGCCCTGCTTGCCGCAGGTCCTGCCCTGGCCCAGGACAACTGGCTCACCACCTGGATGGCCAGCCCGCAACCGACCTGGGGCAACGAGTTGCCGCTGCCCACGCGGATTCCCGAGGCCCTGGCCGACAGCACTATTCACCAGAAGCTGCGCGTCAGCGTTGGTGGCAGCCAGGTACGGGTGGTGGTTTCCAACGAGTATGGCCAGCAGCCACTGCTGATCGGGGCCGCGCGGGTCGCTGCCCCGGAGGGCGCCGGGCAGGTGCTGAAGTTCGGCGGCCAAGAGCAGGTCAGCCTCGCGCCGGGCGAAACCCGGACCAGTGACCCTGTGGCGCTGGCGGTATCGGACCTGGATGAACTGGTGGTCTCGCTGTACCTGCCGCAGCGCACGCCCTTGACCACCTTCCATTGGGACGGCAAGCAAACCGCGTTTATCAGCCCGGGCAACCAGGTCAACGCGCAGCGGCTGGAAGGCAAGGAACAGGTGGAGGCGCGGCTGTTCCTCAGCGACATCCTGGTAGACGCCCCGCTCGACAGCCGTGCGTTGGTGGTACTCGGCGACTCCATTACCGACGGCAACGGCTCGACCCTGGACAGCAACCGACGCTGGCCCGACTTCCTCGCCCAGCGCCTGGCCAGAGAGAACGTCGCGGTGCTCAACGGCGGCATATCCGGCGCCCGCCTGCTCGAAGACGGCATGGGCGCCAGTGCACTGGCGCGTTTCGAGCGCGACGTGCTGGGCAAACCCGGAGTGAAAACCGTAGTGCTGATGCTGGGCATCAACGACATCAGCTGGCCCGGCACCGCCTTCGCGCCGAACGCACCCTTGCCGTCGCTGGAAAAGCTGATCGCCGGCTATCGACAACTGATCGACCAGACGCATCGCCACAACCTCCGCATCATCGGCACCACCCTGCTGCCCTTCGAAGGCGCCCTGCAGGGCAGCATCATCGAGCACTACCACAGCGCCCCAAAGGAACAACTGCGCCAGGCGCTCAACCAGTGGATACGCACCAGCCAGGCATTTGATGCGGTGATCGACTTTGATCAGATGACCCGCGATCCGCGGCATCCAACTCGGTTGTTACCGCAGATCGATTCGGGAGATCACCTGCATCCGGGGGATGCGGGTAATAAGGCGATGGCGGAGGGGGTGGAGTTGAAGGTGCTTTTTGGAGGGCGATAG
- a CDS encoding nucleoside 2-deoxyribosyltransferase, which translates to MFNFKVSRKPRAYLAAPLFNEMERSFNANIELMLAPFIDVFLPQRDGGLLTKLVADGMALNLAKKYVFKKDVDAIANSDIIIAVLDGRTVDEGVAFELGYGYALGKLCIGLKTDDRTLLSTGDNPMITESCHRILTSVDELVNAIRLPSEIFCS; encoded by the coding sequence ATGTTTAATTTCAAAGTCTCACGAAAGCCTCGCGCATACTTAGCCGCACCTCTTTTCAACGAAATGGAGCGGAGTTTTAATGCAAATATTGAGTTAATGCTAGCCCCATTTATTGATGTGTTTTTACCACAGAGAGATGGAGGGTTGCTTACAAAACTTGTAGCAGATGGAATGGCGCTCAACTTAGCAAAAAAATACGTCTTCAAGAAAGACGTTGACGCTATAGCGAACTCTGACATTATCATTGCAGTATTGGACGGACGCACAGTAGATGAAGGTGTCGCTTTTGAGCTAGGGTATGGCTACGCACTTGGAAAATTATGTATTGGACTAAAAACTGACGACCGAACTTTACTTAGCACTGGCGACAATCCCATGATCACTGAAAGCTGCCACCGAATTTTGACGTCGGTAGATGAACTTGTAAACGCAATACGTCTCCCGTCAGAGATTTTCTGCTCATAA
- a CDS encoding DUF3606 domain-containing protein, translated as MPIIGFVQFYLATTNRTASLLAQHQPTQGETKMPDDLTKRRPQDSSKINVHEPYELNYWSDHFGVSKEKIKDAVRVVGVMVDKVKAYLGK; from the coding sequence ATGCCGATCATCGGTTTTGTTCAGTTCTACCTCGCAACAACGAATCGCACTGCTAGCCTCCTTGCTCAGCACCAACCCACACAAGGAGAAACAAAAATGCCAGATGATCTCACCAAACGTCGGCCCCAGGACTCATCAAAAATCAACGTACATGAACCCTATGAGTTGAATTATTGGTCTGATCACTTCGGTGTATCAAAGGAGAAGATCAAGGATGCAGTCAGGGTAGTTGGTGTCATGGTCGACAAAGTAAAAGCTTATTTAGGTAAGTGA
- a CDS encoding DUF6884 domain-containing protein, whose protein sequence is MKIEDGIQGDLFALPAFEPLASLLNDDGKPPIIVIGCGRHKKKSPTLAKDLYTSERFKRSKAIATNIEANFFVLSAKHGLLEPNQIVEPYDVEISTLDEQKKILWAESVLKSIATFRNGAAVTILAEKDYVLPLIACNSEADYNIKIITPFTELPPENIPLWLEQAERVSIRIRDLRKLYLYIDTARKKGLTFKFSELPNSKLAKRGVYIFLDPREENFLSKGPRIVRIGTHAVSFESKSTLRTRLRSHFGQMDGGGNHRGSIFRLHVGRALLESGELSFQKESWGEGQHAPAEIREEEVELERKVSTYLSTLEVFVIPVDDEPSKDSLRAHIETQLIALCTENFETIDTSETNWLGHHSPMPPIVKSGLWNLRDVAKKYKPDGLGSVAHLISMQESDK, encoded by the coding sequence ATGAAAATCGAAGACGGCATTCAGGGTGATCTCTTCGCGCTTCCAGCCTTTGAGCCGCTGGCTTCGCTGTTAAATGATGATGGTAAGCCTCCTATTATCGTGATTGGTTGTGGACGTCACAAAAAGAAGTCTCCTACACTCGCTAAGGATTTATATACCTCAGAGAGATTCAAGCGCTCAAAAGCAATAGCAACCAATATTGAAGCCAATTTCTTTGTGCTTTCAGCGAAACATGGTCTTCTTGAGCCGAATCAAATAGTTGAACCATATGATGTTGAAATTTCCACTTTGGACGAGCAAAAAAAAATCCTATGGGCAGAGTCCGTATTAAAGTCTATCGCCACCTTTAGAAATGGCGCGGCAGTCACGATCTTGGCCGAGAAAGATTACGTACTTCCACTTATAGCTTGCAACTCAGAGGCTGACTATAACATTAAAATTATAACTCCTTTCACGGAGTTGCCCCCGGAGAATATACCGCTTTGGCTGGAGCAAGCCGAGCGAGTCAGCATACGCATCAGAGACTTGAGAAAGCTATACCTATACATTGATACAGCAAGAAAAAAAGGACTCACCTTTAAGTTCTCAGAACTCCCCAACAGCAAACTTGCGAAGCGGGGAGTTTACATTTTTTTAGATCCGCGCGAGGAAAACTTCCTGAGCAAGGGGCCAAGGATTGTCCGGATTGGCACTCACGCAGTCAGTTTTGAATCTAAATCCACTCTAAGAACTCGGCTACGAAGCCATTTTGGTCAGATGGATGGAGGGGGAAATCACCGCGGTTCTATTTTTCGGCTTCATGTGGGCAGAGCCCTTTTAGAATCTGGAGAGTTAAGTTTTCAGAAAGAGTCTTGGGGAGAAGGCCAGCACGCGCCAGCCGAAATCCGCGAGGAGGAAGTTGAGCTTGAGCGAAAGGTTAGTACGTACCTAAGCACCCTAGAAGTTTTCGTCATTCCAGTTGATGATGAACCGTCCAAAGATAGCTTGAGGGCTCATATCGAGACACAACTTATAGCGCTTTGCACAGAAAATTTTGAAACCATTGACACATCTGAAACCAATTGGCTTGGCCATCATTCTCCCATGCCCCCGATAGTCAAATCTGGATTGTGGAATCTACGTGATGTGGCAAAAAAATATAAACCAGATGGTCTTGGCTCAGTAGCCCACTTAATATCTATGCAAGAGAGCGACAAGTAA
- a CDS encoding LysR family transcriptional regulator, which produces MDSLKAMHCFVRAVELGSLSSAARELGSTQPTVSKLVAALEKQLGTRLLTRGTSGLTPTEQGKRFYERAKAVLEEYSEAVAEVRGLTERPEGVLRVNVPVSLGVLHLNALLLAFMAQYPDIEVELILNDRFVDLTEENVDLALRLGGDLPPNAIARRIATSPRYLVAAPEYLRQHAPLNSPADLSAHNFLRFAWLAAGDRLELSGPSGEKVSVTAQGRYRSNSSLAIRDGVLQGAGLCITPAWLVSDLLESGQLVRVLPDWSGPPNEAFLIYPERRYRPLRVRLLMEYLAERVPQLPGFIA; this is translated from the coding sequence ATGGACAGCCTCAAAGCGATGCACTGCTTCGTCCGCGCCGTCGAGCTGGGCAGCCTTTCCTCCGCCGCCCGGGAGCTGGGCAGCACGCAACCCACCGTCAGCAAGCTGGTGGCGGCCCTGGAAAAGCAGTTGGGTACCCGCCTGCTCACCCGCGGCACCAGCGGGCTAACGCCCACCGAACAAGGCAAGCGTTTCTACGAGCGGGCGAAAGCCGTGCTGGAGGAATATAGCGAAGCAGTGGCCGAAGTACGCGGCCTGACCGAGCGCCCCGAGGGCGTGCTGCGGGTCAATGTGCCGGTGAGCCTGGGGGTGTTACACCTGAATGCATTGCTGCTGGCGTTCATGGCGCAATACCCGGACATCGAGGTGGAGCTGATCCTCAACGATCGCTTCGTCGACCTCACCGAGGAGAACGTCGACCTGGCTCTGCGTCTCGGTGGTGACTTGCCGCCAAACGCCATCGCCCGGCGCATCGCAACGTCGCCACGCTACCTGGTGGCGGCGCCGGAGTACCTGCGCCAGCATGCGCCCTTGAACAGCCCGGCCGACCTGAGCGCACACAACTTCCTGCGCTTCGCCTGGCTGGCGGCGGGCGACCGCCTGGAGCTGAGCGGCCCGAGCGGCGAAAAGGTCAGCGTCACCGCCCAAGGGCGCTACCGGAGCAACAGCTCATTGGCCATTCGCGACGGCGTACTGCAAGGTGCCGGGCTCTGTATCACCCCGGCCTGGCTGGTCAGCGACCTGCTGGAAAGCGGGCAGCTGGTGCGGGTCCTGCCCGACTGGAGCGGGCCACCCAACGAGGCCTTCCTGATCTACCCCGAGCGCCGCTACCGGCCCCTACGCGTGCGCTTGCTCATGGAATATCTGGCCGAACGGGTACCGCAGCTACCCGGCTTCATTGCCTGA
- a CDS encoding AAA family ATPase, which translates to MATARQIIALLSSHNQGDEEQFLSIALQVAAAEARRGRQEVADELKTLVDAARKRKTSIRSVSGRVGSEVAIPISKPRGDLENLLSVSYPKTQIQDLILQDSMRDRLKRLIHQQRQRDRLRHHGLPPSSRLLLVGPPGSGKTLTASILAGELQLPLFTIRLETVITRFMGETASKLRLIFDQIASVRAVYLFDEFDAIGGRRNADNDVGEMRRVLNSFLQFLEESNSTDSLVVATTNHPELLDRALFRRFDDILEYDLPDSDGIKAVLSSFLCSHLPKRFSWGKIVDEATGLSQAELSRAASEVIKGMILGDMKQVSAEIIINALKERHALRETMSGLTPN; encoded by the coding sequence ATGGCTACGGCCCGACAAATTATCGCACTGCTCAGCAGCCACAATCAGGGGGACGAGGAGCAATTCCTCTCGATCGCTCTCCAAGTTGCGGCCGCGGAAGCACGTCGTGGCCGTCAGGAAGTCGCAGACGAGTTGAAGACCCTAGTGGATGCCGCACGCAAACGTAAAACTTCTATCCGAAGTGTGTCTGGTCGCGTAGGAAGCGAAGTTGCGATTCCAATCTCCAAACCTCGAGGCGATCTCGAGAATCTCCTGTCTGTTTCATACCCAAAAACGCAAATTCAAGACTTGATCTTACAAGACTCTATGCGGGATCGGTTAAAACGGTTGATTCATCAACAAAGGCAGCGTGACCGATTGCGACATCACGGTCTTCCACCTAGCTCTCGTTTGCTTCTCGTGGGACCGCCCGGATCGGGTAAGACGTTGACTGCTTCGATATTGGCTGGCGAGCTGCAATTACCGCTTTTTACAATTCGGCTCGAAACGGTTATTACACGATTCATGGGTGAGACTGCTTCTAAGTTACGTTTGATTTTCGATCAGATCGCATCTGTTCGTGCTGTTTATCTGTTTGATGAGTTTGATGCTATCGGTGGGCGCCGCAACGCGGACAATGATGTTGGAGAAATGCGGAGGGTGCTGAACTCTTTCCTGCAATTTCTTGAGGAGTCAAATAGTACGGATAGTCTTGTAGTTGCTACAACTAATCACCCAGAGCTTTTAGATCGCGCGTTATTTCGTAGATTCGATGACATATTAGAGTATGATCTTCCCGATTCGGACGGCATCAAAGCAGTGCTGAGTTCTTTTTTATGTTCTCACTTGCCCAAGCGTTTTTCTTGGGGGAAAATTGTTGATGAAGCTACAGGCTTAAGTCAGGCCGAGCTCAGCAGGGCAGCAAGTGAAGTTATAAAGGGCATGATTCTGGGAGATATGAAACAGGTCTCAGCCGAAATAATA
- a CDS encoding SIR2 family protein, whose translation MDDLTAATLRQPALPRFLCHLYQRLQQQRLNLVTGAGISIDAGVPNWYGLLERLAATPSALAGDYIAHKTAGLTPEYLGQIIYNRRRNAEDDNFSASEEATINHDWAASIHEAIYKDVPANLAELFVKHPYLFELKDLAKKVSFVINFNFDDILAQAVSYNPARDNQSRSYSVEWRPALLDRPNHTTIYHVNGLLPQVSLKKRSPKLIFTEDSFADAMARAPGVSAEYIFMRFVQNTMLIVGHSLADASLKNYLRLNRDKSPANHHYMIHWIKDGLSLSCEQQSDIFNANLDLYNVFTIFLTSTEMKSFFSLLNLDQRRFSDRLDEMGEDRRSRWHYYIVGPVAAGKSSLLEHLRCFDTHEEWTQPPPPEMYRSSKTLSKDEAEKIDSFVYGELKEKNNRMHSAGVGFHFMDRGPLDLYAFSQDVDENKKKTSDMKSIITRHRDWQNGEIIFLEAKGTTLVSRNYSRGRSPEQAGKEDYLDNQTSALKEIYSPKFIFNTEGQTPGQIAKRVVRKVLLKTYDPTNLTEVMERHV comes from the coding sequence ATGGACGACCTGACTGCAGCGACTCTTCGCCAACCCGCATTGCCACGCTTCCTGTGCCATCTCTATCAACGCCTCCAGCAACAGCGGTTGAATCTTGTGACGGGAGCAGGAATTTCAATCGATGCTGGAGTCCCCAACTGGTATGGATTACTCGAGCGTCTCGCTGCAACACCTTCCGCATTGGCAGGTGACTATATAGCTCATAAGACTGCCGGGCTCACCCCAGAATATCTAGGCCAAATTATTTATAATCGCCGTCGCAATGCTGAAGATGATAATTTCAGCGCCTCCGAAGAAGCGACAATAAACCACGACTGGGCGGCTTCAATCCACGAAGCCATCTATAAAGATGTTCCTGCGAACTTAGCAGAGCTATTTGTCAAACATCCCTACTTGTTCGAGCTCAAAGATCTAGCTAAAAAAGTGTCCTTTGTAATCAACTTTAATTTCGACGATATTTTGGCACAGGCCGTTAGCTACAATCCCGCGCGTGACAATCAAAGCCGGTCATACTCTGTTGAATGGCGCCCCGCCCTACTAGATCGTCCCAATCACACAACTATATATCACGTCAACGGACTACTGCCTCAAGTTTCATTAAAGAAAAGAAGCCCCAAGCTAATTTTTACGGAAGACTCGTTTGCCGACGCAATGGCAAGGGCGCCTGGAGTTAGTGCAGAATATATTTTTATGCGTTTTGTTCAGAATACAATGCTAATAGTAGGTCACTCGCTAGCTGATGCCTCATTAAAAAATTATCTGCGGCTTAATCGGGATAAAAGCCCCGCAAACCATCACTATATGATTCACTGGATCAAGGACGGACTTTCACTAAGTTGTGAACAACAATCCGACATATTTAATGCAAATCTTGATCTGTATAACGTTTTTACTATTTTTTTGACTTCCACTGAAATGAAGTCGTTCTTTTCTTTGTTGAATTTAGATCAGCGTCGCTTTAGCGACAGACTTGACGAGATGGGGGAAGATCGACGTTCTCGCTGGCACTATTATATAGTTGGACCAGTAGCGGCGGGCAAATCGTCCTTGTTGGAACATCTTCGCTGTTTCGACACTCATGAAGAGTGGACGCAACCACCGCCCCCTGAAATGTACAGGTCCTCTAAAACATTGAGCAAAGATGAAGCTGAGAAAATAGACAGTTTCGTTTATGGCGAACTAAAGGAAAAAAATAACCGGATGCATTCGGCAGGGGTAGGTTTCCATTTCATGGATCGAGGCCCCCTTGATTTGTATGCGTTCTCCCAAGACGTAGATGAAAACAAGAAAAAAACGTCTGACATGAAAAGCATCATTACGCGTCATCGAGACTGGCAAAATGGAGAAATCATCTTCTTAGAGGCAAAGGGAACAACTTTGGTATCAAGAAACTATTCTCGGGGCAGATCGCCAGAACAGGCTGGAAAAGAAGATTATCTTGATAATCAAACAAGCGCATTGAAAGAGATATATAGTCCGAAATTTATTTTCAATACTGAAGGTCAAACACCAGGGCAGATAGCCAAAAGAGTTGTCAGGAAGGTTTTGCTCAAAACCTACGACCCTACCAATCTGACAGAGGTCATGGAGCGACATGTTTAA
- a CDS encoding DUF6124 family protein, whose protein sequence is MKKITPNPPCPSASDFFASLVFSEPSKLDAISQPMLDVKSAAQDGDSHSLFVLTPNIDTETLLVHTRENLASLNALSDDLIAGLGGQQRSKALAIQQFVMLSELLINRALEQVAPSHSTPAHAA, encoded by the coding sequence ATGAAGAAGATCACGCCCAATCCGCCCTGCCCCAGCGCCTCCGATTTTTTCGCGAGCCTCGTGTTTTCAGAACCTTCAAAACTGGACGCCATCAGCCAGCCAATGCTCGACGTCAAGTCAGCAGCGCAGGACGGAGACTCGCATTCACTCTTTGTCCTGACACCCAACATCGATACGGAAACGCTGTTGGTGCATACCCGCGAGAACCTTGCCTCGCTCAATGCGCTGAGCGACGACCTGATCGCCGGACTCGGAGGCCAGCAGCGCAGCAAAGCTCTGGCAATCCAACAGTTCGTCATGCTGAGCGAGTTGTTGATAAACAGGGCTCTCGAACAGGTTGCCCCGTCTCATTCAACACCTGCTCATGCAGCCTGA